In Streptomyces sp. NBC_01381, the sequence CGGTGCTGCACCGGGCGGCACTTCGACGGGTGGTGCTGCGCCGGGCGGCGCTTCGACAGGCGGCGCTGAGACAGGCGGCGCTGCACCGGGCGGCGCTGAGACACGCGGTGCTGCACCGG encodes:
- a CDS encoding pentapeptide repeat-containing protein, whose translation is MALRRAALRRAALRRAVLHRAALRRVVLRRAALRQAALRQAALHRAALRHAVLHRAAPRRAALRPAALHRAVPA